Proteins from a genomic interval of Euleptes europaea isolate rEulEur1 chromosome 18, rEulEur1.hap1, whole genome shotgun sequence:
- the LOC130490745 gene encoding olfactory receptor 6Y1-like: MAISEWKNRTIITEFILLGFETSPPFQILLFLVFLSTYIITMAGNILLVVLVVADQHLHKPMYYFLGNLSFLEIFYSSTISLRMLASLITGDKRLYFNGCIAQFYFIASLVSTECYLLSVMSYDRYIAICKPLNYAIVMQDSVCCQLASLCWLSGFLAIAIVIIFMMQITFCGPNEIDSFFCDFEPLLNLSCSDIVLLKVVAFLCSFTFSLIPFLLTLISYVYIVTTILKIPSTMGKQKAFSTCSSHLIVVTLYYGTLIVVYMIPDTPSLKDTNKVFSLFYTVLTPLINPLIYSFRNKEVKESTQRLFRKCLSLVGI, translated from the coding sequence ATGGCAATTTCAGAGTGGAAAAACAGAACAATCATCACGGAATTCATCCTTCTAGGATTTGAAACATCCCCTCCGTTTCAGATTCTTCTCTTCCTGGTGTTTCTTTCCACCTACATTATTACTATGGCTGGGAACATCTTATTAGTTGTACTAGTTGTGGCTGATCAGCACCTTCACAAACCCATGTACTACTTCCTAGGGAATCTGTCTTTCTTGGAGATTTTCTACAGTTCAACCATCTCACTTAGGATGTTGGCCAGCCTCATAACTGGAGACAAAAGACTTTATTTTAATGGCTGTATTGCACAGTTTTACTTCATTGCTTCTCTGGTATCTACTGAATGCTATTTGTTATCTGTAATGTCTTATGATCGCTACATAGCCATATGCAAGCCTCTCAACTATGCTATCGTTATGCAGGATAGTGTTTGCTGCCAGCTGGCAAGTTTGTGTTGGCTAAGCGGATTCCTAGCCATTGCTATCGTCATTATCTTCATGATGCAAATAACTTTCTGTGGACCCAATGAAATCGATAGCTTTTTCTGTGATTTTGAACCACTGCTGAATCTCTCCTGTAGTGACATAGTTCTGCTGAAGGTTGTGGCTTTCTTATGCTCCTTCACATTTTCATTGATTCCATTTCTCTTGACCCTGATTTCCTACGTTTATATCGTTACCACCATCCTAAAAATCCCATCCACCATGGGAAAGCAAAAGGCCTTTTCTACTTGCTCTTCGCACCTTATTGTTGTGACCCTATATTATGGTACCCTAATCGTTGTGTATATGATACCAGATACCCCATCACTAAAAGATACAAACAAAGTTTTCTCTTTGTTTTACACTGTCCTTACTCCTCTAATCAACCCCCTCATATACAGCTTTCGAAACAAGGAGGTAAAGGAATCCACACAGAGACTTTTCAGGAAATGTTTGTCTCTTGTGGGCATATAG
- the LOC130490743 gene encoding olfactory receptor 6B1-like, with product MVLFLLFLVIYILTMVGNILIIALVLLNHSLHTPMYFFLGNLSCLETFYTSTILPKVLVSLTGEKAISIPGCIAQFYFFAALVVTECGLLAMMSYDRYTAICKPLHYATLMNMKACLYMASGSWINGFLAMSVMMYLMTKLTFCGPNEIDHFFCDLAPVARISCGEAQRFELMGCIFSAIFTLPPFLFTLTSYTFIIIAILRIPSATGRKKAFSTCSSHLLVVTIYYGTLFTVYVLPNTENTRKLNKVFSVFYTILTPLVNPLIYSLRNREVKEALRKSIGKLMHGIRPQEFKAFSLE from the coding sequence ATGGTCCTCTTTCTGCTGTTTCTAGTGATTTATATCTTGACCATGGTTGGGAACATTCTCATCATTGCACTAGTTCTGTTAAACCACAGCCTTCACACTCCCATGTATTTTTTCCTTGGGAATCTGTCCTGCTTGGAGACTTTCTACACGTCGACCATCTTGCCCAAAGTTCTTGTCAGCCTCACTGGAGAGAAAGCCATTTCCATTCCGGGCTGCATTGCCCAATTCTATTTCTTCGCTGCTCTGGTAGTCACAGAATGTGGCCTCCTTGCCATGATGTCTTATGACAGGTACACAGCGATATGCAAACCATTACATTATGCAACACTGATGAATATGAAGGCCTGCCTGTACATGGCATCTGGGTCATGGATTAATGGATTTCTGGCCATGTCTGTAATGATGTATCTGATGACAAAGTTGACATTCTGCGGCCCAAATGAAATTGACCATTTCTTTTGCGACCTTGCCCCTGTAGCAAGAATCTCCTGTGGTGAAGCACAAAGATTTGAACTGATGGGATGCATATTCTCAGCCATCTTCACCCTGCCTCCATTTTTATTTACGCTAACATCATACACATTCATCATCATTGCCATTCTGAGGATCCCATCAGCCACTGGCAGAAAAAAGGCCTTCTCCACATGCTCATCTCACCTTCTTGTAGTTACAATCTATTATGGGACTTTATTCACTGTCTATGTGCTCCCAAATACTGAAAATACAAGGAAGCTCAACAAAGTGTTTTCTGTTTTTTACACCATTCTAACACCCTTAGTCAATCCCCTCATATACAGTCTGAGGAACAGAGAGGTGAAAGAGGCCCTTAGGAAATCTATTGGTAAACTGATGCATGGCATAAGACCACAGGAATTCAAGGCCTTTTCTTTAGAGTag
- the LOC130490744 gene encoding olfactory receptor 6B1-like yields MVLFLLFLVIYIFSMVGNILIIALVVLNHNLHTPMYFFLGNLSCLETFYTSTILPKVLVSLLTGEKAISIPGCIAQFYFFAALVGTECGLLAVMSYDRYTAICKPLHYATLMNMKACLYMASGSWINGFLAMSVMMYLMTRLTFCGPNEIDHFFCDLTPVARISCSETQRFELMGCIFSTIFTLPPFLLTLTSYTFIIIAILKIPSATGRKKAFSTCSSHLLVVTIYYGTLFTVYVLPNTENTRKLNKVFSVFYTILTPLVNPLIYSLRNREVKEALRKSIGKLMHGIRPQEFKAFSLE; encoded by the coding sequence ATGGTCCTCTTTCTGCTGTTTCTAGTGATTTATATCTTTAGCATGGTTGGGAACATTCTCATCATAGCTCTTGTTGTGTTAAACCATAACCTTCACACCCCCATGTATTTTTTCCTTGGGAATCTGTCCTGCTTGGAGACTTTCTACACGTCGACCATCTTGCCCAAAGTTCTCGTCAGCTTACTGACTGGAGAGAAAGCCATTTCCATTCCGGGCTGCATTGCCCAATTCTATTTCTTTGCTGCACTGGTAGGTACAGAATGTGGCCTCCTAGCCGTGATGTCTTATGACAGGTACACAGCAATATGCAAACCATTACATTATGCGACACTGATGAATATGAAGGCCTGCCTGTACATGGCATCTGGGTCATGGATTAATGGATTTCTGGCCATGTCTGTAATGATGTATCTGATGACAAGGTTGACATTCTGCGGCCCAAATGAAATTGACCATTTCTTTTGCGACCTTACCCCTGTAGCAAGAATCTCCTGCAGTGAAACACAAAGATTTGAACTGATGGGGTGCATATTCTCAACCATCTTCACCCTGCCTCCCTTTTTATTGACGCTAACATCATACACATTCATCATCATTGCCATTCTGAAGATCCCATCGGCCACTGGCAGGAAAAAGGCCTTCTCCACATGTTCTTCTCACCTTCTTGTAGTTACAATCTATTATGGGACTTTATTCACTGTCTATGTGCTCCCAAATACTGAAAATACAAGGAAGCTCAACAAAGTGTTTTCTGTTTTTTACACCATTCTAACACCCTTGGTCAATCCCCTCATATACAGTCTGAGGAACAGAGAGGTGAAAGAGGCCCTTAGGAAATCTATTGGTAAACTGATGCATGGCATAAGACCACAGGAATTCAAGGCCTTTTCTTTAGAGTag